From one Ursus arctos isolate Adak ecotype North America unplaced genomic scaffold, UrsArc2.0 scaffold_1, whole genome shotgun sequence genomic stretch:
- the LOC113247904 gene encoding G-protein coupled receptor 35-like, translating to MASSYSPGNCTADTDSRVLPQVIKVSMCLILALGLPLNGLGLWVFCCRLRRWTETRVYMANLVAADFLLLLSLPGALLGREQGAREGPLCRVLQSFYYVNTYVSMGLITAIAVDRYTALRFPLRARAWRSPRRAALTCLALWLLVSGAVALWASLLPADENFCFGRCHTRDTRTLAFSLLFFFLLLLVLSFCSGQVLWHLLRERTRASPQEAGRILKALRVVAANLATFVLCFLPLHVALMAKLVAKWTEATDPTIQHIADFVRVAARVANANCCLDAISYYFVATEFQEEVGAILRMPWPFRGRMRGAPVGDPSDRGVREAAAMESNAEGAAHKALQQVAQGPTDPPQGNSFPFSTASMISSLPAHSVTLDL from the coding sequence ATGGCCTCCAGTTACAGCCCTGGTAACTGCACTGCAGACACAGACAGCCGCGTCCTGCCCCAGGTCATCAAGGTCTCCATGTGCCTCATCCTGGCGCTGGGGCTGCCCCTCAACGGCCTCGGGCTCTGGGTGTTCTGCTGCCGCCTGCGCAGGTGGACGGAGACCCGTGTCTACATGGCCAACCTGGTGGCAGCCGActtcctgctgctgctgagcCTGCCAGGAGCCCTGCTGGGCCGGGAGCAGGGGGCGCGCGAGGGTCCTCTGTGCAGGGTCCTGCAGAGCTTCTACTATGTCAACACCTACGTGAGCATGGGCCTCATCACGGCCATCGCTGTGGACCGCTACACTGCCCTGCGCTTTCCGCTGCGGGCTCGGGCCTGGCGCAGCCCCCGCCGGGCCGCCCTCACCTGCCTGGCCCTCTGGCTGCTGGTCTCTGGGGCTGTGGCCCTGTGGGCGTCCCTGCTGCCTGCAGACGAGAACTTCTGCTTCGGGAGGTGCCACACCCGGGACACCAGGACCCTTGCCTTCTCCCTGCTGTTCTTCTTCCTCTTACTGCTGGTCCTCAGCTTCTGCTCCGGGCAAGTGCTCTGGCACCTGCTCCGCGAGCGCACGCGGGCCTcgccccaggaggccggccgcATCCTCAAAGCCCTCCGTGTCGTGGCCGCCAACCTGGCCACCTTCGTGCTCTGTTTTCTCCCACTGCACGTGGCCTTGATGGCCAAGCTCGTGGCCAAGTGGACCGAGGCAACCGACCCCACCATCCAGCACATCGCTGACTTCGTGCGGGTGGCCGCCCGCGTGGCCAACGCCAACTGCTGCCTGGATGCCATCAGCTACTATTTTGTGGCCACAGAATTCCAGGAAGAGGTGGGGGCCATCCTCCGAATGCCCTGGCCTTTCCGGGGACGGATGCGGGGCGCTCCTGTGGGGGACCCCTCTGACCGGGGTGTCCGCGAGGCAGCGGCTATGGAGAGCAATGCAGAGGGGGCCGCACACAAGGCCCTGCAGCAGGTGGCTCAGGGCCCCACAGACCCCCCGCAAGGCaactctttccccttctccacGGCATCCATGATAAGTAGCCTCCCTGCTCACAGCGTGACTTTGGATTTATGA